In a genomic window of Roseiflexus castenholzii DSM 13941:
- a CDS encoding helicase yields MQSISDIIQAIARQRGRGDSTPLIMLRTLDDMPGERISHLPIDPQLVQVWLAYTGEPFRPHQAHALAALRRGEPVALRAVSGDIGATLHLLARAALAEAHGATTLMLAFDDSHARALYAAFDDANQSLPRPLQVPATSTTALRVNPFARMVIATPEALHDRVLRHHQRAWSAFWNGLRLIVLPDVHRFTGVAGAHLADLLMRAYRVAAAHGAAPGFLASLMRLNDPAPALHALLGRSWRVIDADDGPRPATVAAIWQGGGAWLRETIELVTQWRRQSYRVHVLCDALVRVALAAAIGDSADVTVGSDLQPAQVLVCAGFPGSISAFRRLLASGYQAVIVVLGELPQEQALARQVSVVLDGPLTAWVPPPANVYVLAQHVACAASELPLTAADVDAWGCAEIVARMAAHQQLIELPGDESIWIPAGEYDPYAEFSVLAASGGAITARSEQPRIRECLDPTLFERWAFAGAALPPGVGGLRVVMRDEEEGSISLRLETSGRRTYPLRRGQVVIRDLHEERAMTQDQRMLWGRVVAHETIYGWRELSPGASPVDTALNAPHESRWIAPACWFELPVAIQVQGQFVGWCLTAAVALRALASFTDLVPFYDHERRRLFFVDAQPGGNGLAQWLYQNAEDVLPIAYDVALACRADPLLEPLSRVEQDWLLALLGRAPVETPRRNASPAPSPPDPQSERRRTVGSSCDPQLSATRRDRRQPFPSPEPPLAPRAEPAQPAPDERKSMQRIAPSAPETTEPSQPNAVQNDERSEAPDAAALIERLRRQREQRERVKGRVTRATSARETEVQPRFVPGDRIFCLPYGDGEVLDSRIEDDREMLTVRFPDYGELVIDPALSLVRKLEPPREN; encoded by the coding sequence GTGCAAAGCATCAGCGACATCATTCAGGCGATTGCGCGGCAACGCGGACGGGGCGACTCAACCCCATTGATCATGCTGCGCACGCTGGACGACATGCCCGGCGAGCGCATCAGCCATCTGCCGATCGACCCACAACTGGTGCAGGTTTGGCTCGCGTACACCGGGGAACCATTTCGCCCACACCAGGCACACGCGCTGGCGGCGCTGCGACGCGGCGAGCCGGTGGCGTTGCGCGCGGTATCCGGTGATATTGGGGCAACGTTGCACCTGCTGGCGCGCGCGGCGCTTGCCGAGGCGCACGGCGCAACCACCTTAATGCTGGCGTTTGATGACAGCCACGCGCGCGCGCTGTACGCAGCATTTGATGATGCCAATCAGTCGTTGCCGCGCCCACTTCAGGTTCCGGCAACGTCCACCACAGCGCTGCGCGTCAACCCCTTTGCACGAATGGTCATTGCAACGCCTGAGGCGCTGCATGATCGGGTACTGCGTCATCATCAGCGCGCCTGGAGCGCCTTCTGGAACGGATTACGCCTGATCGTGCTCCCGGATGTGCACCGGTTTACCGGCGTCGCCGGCGCGCACCTCGCCGATCTGCTCATGCGCGCCTATCGCGTTGCGGCGGCGCATGGCGCTGCGCCCGGCTTTTTGGCGTCATTGATGCGATTGAACGATCCTGCGCCTGCGTTGCACGCACTACTCGGCCGGTCCTGGCGCGTCATCGATGCCGACGATGGACCGCGCCCGGCGACAGTTGCGGCGATCTGGCAGGGAGGCGGCGCCTGGCTGCGCGAAACCATCGAACTGGTCACGCAGTGGCGGCGGCAGTCGTACCGGGTACATGTGCTGTGCGATGCGCTCGTGCGCGTGGCGCTTGCGGCTGCCATTGGCGACTCAGCGGATGTCACGGTCGGTTCCGACCTGCAACCGGCGCAGGTGCTCGTCTGCGCCGGTTTTCCCGGTTCGATCAGCGCCTTCCGGCGTCTGCTGGCGTCCGGGTATCAGGCAGTGATCGTCGTGCTTGGCGAGTTGCCGCAGGAACAGGCGCTGGCACGGCAGGTGTCCGTCGTACTCGACGGACCACTGACCGCCTGGGTTCCGCCGCCGGCAAACGTCTACGTGCTGGCGCAACACGTCGCGTGCGCCGCCAGTGAACTGCCGCTGACCGCCGCCGATGTCGATGCCTGGGGATGTGCGGAGATCGTTGCGCGGATGGCAGCACATCAGCAGTTGATCGAACTCCCTGGCGATGAGTCGATCTGGATCCCGGCAGGCGAGTACGATCCGTATGCAGAGTTCAGTGTGCTGGCAGCCAGCGGCGGTGCGATTACCGCGCGCTCGGAACAACCGCGCATTCGCGAATGTCTCGACCCAACCCTTTTTGAACGCTGGGCATTTGCGGGCGCCGCGCTGCCGCCGGGAGTCGGCGGGCTGCGCGTGGTGATGCGCGATGAAGAAGAGGGGAGCATCTCGTTGCGTTTGGAAACGAGTGGACGACGCACCTATCCGCTGCGTCGCGGGCAAGTCGTTATCCGCGATCTCCACGAGGAGCGCGCGATGACCCAAGATCAGCGGATGCTATGGGGGCGGGTCGTGGCGCACGAGACGATCTACGGTTGGCGCGAGTTGTCGCCTGGCGCATCTCCCGTTGACACGGCGCTCAATGCGCCGCACGAAAGCCGCTGGATCGCACCCGCTTGCTGGTTCGAACTACCGGTCGCGATCCAGGTGCAGGGGCAATTTGTCGGGTGGTGCCTGACGGCAGCGGTCGCGCTGCGCGCCCTGGCGTCGTTCACCGATCTCGTGCCGTTCTACGACCACGAACGACGGCGATTGTTTTTCGTCGATGCGCAACCGGGTGGAAACGGTCTGGCGCAGTGGCTCTACCAGAACGCCGAGGATGTGTTGCCCATCGCCTACGATGTAGCGCTGGCATGTCGCGCCGACCCGCTGCTCGAACCGTTGAGCCGCGTCGAGCAGGACTGGTTGCTCGCCCTGCTCGGTCGGGCGCCCGTTGAAACGCCACGCCGCAACGCATCACCGGCGCCGTCACCGCCAGATCCGCAGAGCGAACGGCGCCGGACCGTCGGATCGTCGTGTGACCCCCAATTATCCGCCACGCGCCGGGATCGGCGCCAACCGTTCCCATCCCCCGAACCGCCGCTAGCGCCGCGCGCTGAACCGGCGCAGCCTGCGCCCGACGAGCGGAAATCGATGCAGCGCATCGCGCCGTCGGCGCCGGAAACAACCGAACCATCACAGCCAAACGCTGTACAGAACGACGAGCGCAGCGAAGCGCCCGACGCCGCAGCGCTGATCGAACGGTTACGACGGCAGCGCGAGCAGCGTGAGCGGGTAAAGGGGCGCGTTACCCGTGCGACGTCGGCGCGCGAAACGGAAGTGCAACCGCGATTTGTCCCTGGCGACCGCATTTTCTGCCTGCCCTACGGTGACGGTGAGGTGCTCGACAGCCGCATCGAAGATGATCGAGAAATGCTGACGGTCCGTTTCCCCGACTATGGCGAATTGGTGATCGACCCGGCGCTCAGCCTGGTGCGCAAACTCGAACCGCCGCGTGAGAACTGA
- a CDS encoding sodium:solute symporter family protein, giving the protein MAVNEAVKLRNNRLAQYYGMFTVGLIVFSLIMGALELGAGMPKAWIGWTFLMLTMGMYAFIGIMSRTKILDEYYVAGRNVPAVFNGMATGADWMSAASFISMAGTLYALGYDGLAYIMGWTGGYVLLALLFAPYIRKFGQYTIPDFVGARYGGRWPRLVAAICAIIVSLTYVTAQVVGVGIIMSRFIGVPYEWGVVIGLSGVLVCSFLGGMKAVTWTQVAQYIILIIAYMIPVTFLSLKLTGFPFPQLSYGQALQNITVLEKELKISSEAPARDGTGRIIQQGYVPAYNEGLSNAAAVTAINQINSYFGLNITPPKAQSIPDASKPADEIQTDWRGTPWNFLALTFCLMVGTAGLPHILIRFYTVPSVRESRLSVGWALFFIFLLYFTAPAYAAFARWEILQNVVGKEIKSLPEWTVNWSRLGLITQRDYTTLDGREIDKLPAWAAPQVRSGALVITDANGNGKIDLAGATFSETEVDGKKVGVFGELSGTAVTKTSTDGILQFGELNIDPDTIVLSTPEIAGLPYTVAALIAAGGLAAALSTADGLLVVISSAIAHDFYYRIINPKASMNTRIWLGKTMLVVAAVIAALLALPRLALIAQMVAWAFSMAASSFFPVVLLGIFWKRCNGPGAIAGMVGGLSVTLFYMYNNYLDPSFNVLGITHLAAGIFGMPINFLLCYIVSKLTAAPSQEIQDLVDHLRSPELDDELMTSIASGKQAAGAR; this is encoded by the coding sequence ATGGCAGTCAATGAAGCAGTCAAACTGCGCAACAATCGCCTGGCGCAGTACTACGGCATGTTCACAGTTGGTCTGATTGTGTTCAGCCTGATCATGGGCGCACTGGAACTCGGCGCCGGCATGCCGAAAGCATGGATCGGTTGGACGTTCCTGATGCTGACGATGGGCATGTATGCCTTCATCGGCATTATGAGCCGCACCAAAATCCTGGATGAGTACTATGTCGCCGGGCGTAATGTGCCTGCGGTGTTCAACGGCATGGCGACCGGCGCCGACTGGATGAGCGCGGCGTCGTTCATTTCGATGGCGGGCACGCTCTACGCGCTCGGTTACGATGGGCTGGCGTACATCATGGGATGGACGGGCGGCTATGTGTTGCTGGCGCTCCTCTTTGCGCCCTATATCCGCAAGTTCGGTCAGTATACCATTCCCGACTTTGTCGGTGCGCGCTACGGCGGGCGCTGGCCCCGGTTGGTGGCGGCTATCTGCGCCATTATCGTCAGCCTGACGTATGTGACGGCGCAGGTGGTCGGCGTCGGCATCATCATGTCGCGCTTCATCGGCGTGCCGTATGAGTGGGGCGTGGTGATCGGTCTCTCCGGCGTGCTCGTCTGTTCCTTCCTGGGAGGCATGAAGGCGGTGACCTGGACGCAGGTGGCGCAGTATATTATCCTGATCATCGCCTATATGATTCCGGTGACCTTCCTCTCGCTCAAACTGACCGGTTTCCCCTTTCCGCAGTTGAGCTACGGGCAGGCGCTGCAAAACATCACTGTGCTGGAGAAGGAGTTGAAGATCTCGTCCGAAGCGCCAGCGCGCGATGGGACTGGACGCATCATTCAGCAGGGGTATGTTCCTGCCTACAATGAAGGGCTGAGCAACGCCGCTGCCGTAACGGCCATCAATCAGATCAATTCCTACTTTGGTCTGAATATTACCCCGCCGAAGGCGCAGTCGATCCCCGATGCCAGCAAACCGGCTGATGAAATTCAGACTGACTGGCGCGGCACGCCGTGGAATTTCCTGGCGCTGACATTCTGCCTCATGGTCGGCACCGCCGGGCTGCCGCACATTCTGATCCGCTTTTATACGGTGCCAAGTGTGCGTGAGAGCCGCCTGAGCGTCGGATGGGCGCTGTTCTTCATCTTCCTGCTCTACTTCACGGCGCCAGCGTATGCCGCGTTTGCGCGGTGGGAAATCTTGCAGAACGTGGTCGGCAAGGAGATTAAGTCGTTGCCGGAGTGGACGGTCAACTGGAGCCGCCTGGGTCTGATTACGCAGCGCGACTATACGACGCTCGACGGGCGCGAGATTGATAAACTGCCGGCCTGGGCTGCGCCACAGGTGAGAAGTGGTGCGCTGGTGATTACCGACGCGAATGGCAACGGCAAGATCGATCTGGCGGGTGCGACGTTTAGCGAGACCGAAGTCGATGGCAAGAAAGTCGGCGTCTTCGGCGAGCTGTCGGGCACCGCGGTTACCAAGACCAGCACTGATGGCATTCTGCAATTCGGTGAACTGAATATCGACCCGGATACGATTGTGCTCTCGACGCCGGAAATTGCCGGTCTGCCGTACACGGTCGCGGCGCTGATTGCGGCTGGTGGTCTGGCGGCGGCGCTCTCTACCGCCGACGGTCTGCTGGTGGTTATTTCGTCCGCCATTGCGCACGACTTCTACTATCGCATCATTAATCCGAAAGCCAGTATGAACACCCGCATCTGGCTCGGCAAAACGATGCTCGTGGTCGCTGCGGTCATTGCGGCGCTGCTCGCGTTGCCACGTCTGGCGCTGATTGCGCAGATGGTGGCGTGGGCATTCTCGATGGCGGCATCGTCGTTCTTCCCGGTGGTGTTGCTCGGCATCTTCTGGAAGCGCTGCAACGGTCCGGGCGCGATCGCCGGCATGGTTGGCGGCCTGTCGGTGACGCTCTTCTATATGTACAACAACTACCTCGATCCATCGTTCAATGTGCTGGGCATTACCCACCTGGCGGCGGGCATCTTTGGTATGCCGATCAACTTCCTCCTCTGCTACATCGTCAGCAAATTGACGGCGGCGCCGTCACAGGAGATTCAAGACCTCGTCGATCACCTGCGCAGCCCGGAACTCGATGATGAGTTGATGACCAGCATCGCAAGCGGCAAGCAGGCGGCTGGCGCGCGCTGA
- a CDS encoding DUF4212 domain-containing protein, with amino-acid sequence MSDIETMSRQERINAYWKENNRLIAILLIIWFSVAYIPPLFVNQLNQISIAGFPLGYYFGSQFSLVVFVILIFYYAYAMNKLDAKYHLKDRDK; translated from the coding sequence ATGTCCGACATTGAAACCATGAGCCGTCAGGAACGGATCAATGCGTACTGGAAAGAGAACAACCGGTTGATTGCGATCCTGCTGATCATCTGGTTCTCCGTCGCCTACATTCCGCCGCTGTTCGTCAATCAGTTGAACCAGATCTCGATTGCCGGCTTCCCGCTTGGCTACTATTTCGGCAGCCAGTTCTCGCTGGTTGTGTTCGTTATCCTCATTTTCTACTACGCTTATGCAATGAACAAACTGGACGCGAAGTATCACCTGAAGGACCGGGATAAGTAA
- a CDS encoding zinc-dependent metalloprotease codes for MPLNTTRMTRRLGAALLLAFVAGAGARYLVNRAASGMPRPRMIDWLQARNIGVAVSQSYLAPVVDRAARQEQYRRMVQRSEPLISAYMGVRLPQPIDRIYVFDRAEWIEANLAAFQSLFAPLEELYDEVSARQGMVGILIGQLNSQLIGMQVGALIGFLARRVLGQYDLGLLSPDPDLRGALYFVEPNIARICAQLGLNGDDFRMWIALHETTHVFEFEAFPWVRAYFQDLLRQFIGRVNDQAAMLSVGIVRLIERLLQGQPIDHHWIELMLTPEQREIFTRMQALMSVVEGYSNHIMNAIGAQLLPSYPSIEARVRQRQLRRPLIEEAFNRITGMDLKLAQYQQGEAFINAVVAACGADFANRIWERPENLPTMDEIRAPHRWIARMSG; via the coding sequence GTGCCTCTCAATACTACCCGTATGACACGCCGTCTTGGCGCGGCATTGCTTCTGGCGTTTGTTGCCGGCGCAGGCGCGCGCTACCTGGTGAACCGCGCCGCAAGCGGTATGCCGCGTCCGCGCATGATCGACTGGCTTCAGGCACGGAATATTGGTGTGGCGGTGTCGCAATCGTACCTGGCGCCGGTGGTTGATCGCGCAGCGCGCCAGGAACAGTATCGCCGCATGGTGCAGCGCAGCGAGCCGCTGATATCCGCCTATATGGGAGTGCGGCTGCCCCAGCCAATCGACCGAATCTATGTGTTCGACCGGGCAGAATGGATTGAAGCGAATCTCGCTGCGTTTCAGTCGCTCTTTGCACCGCTCGAAGAGTTGTACGACGAGGTGAGCGCGCGTCAGGGAATGGTCGGCATTCTGATCGGGCAACTCAACAGCCAGTTGATCGGCATGCAGGTGGGGGCGCTGATTGGCTTTCTGGCACGGCGCGTGCTCGGGCAGTACGATCTCGGCCTGCTATCGCCCGACCCAGACCTGCGCGGCGCGCTCTACTTTGTCGAACCGAACATCGCGCGCATCTGCGCCCAACTCGGACTCAACGGCGACGATTTCCGCATGTGGATCGCGCTCCACGAAACCACGCATGTTTTCGAGTTCGAGGCGTTTCCCTGGGTGCGCGCGTACTTTCAGGACCTGCTGCGGCAATTTATTGGTCGGGTGAACGATCAGGCGGCCATGCTCAGCGTCGGCATTGTGCGTCTGATCGAACGCCTGTTGCAGGGGCAACCGATCGACCACCACTGGATCGAGTTGATGTTGACGCCGGAGCAGCGGGAAATCTTCACCCGTATGCAGGCGTTGATGTCGGTCGTTGAGGGATACTCCAACCACATCATGAACGCCATCGGCGCGCAGTTGCTCCCCAGTTATCCGTCCATCGAAGCGCGAGTGCGCCAGCGTCAGTTGCGTCGTCCTCTGATCGAAGAGGCATTCAATCGCATCACCGGCATGGACCTGAAACTGGCACAATACCAGCAGGGTGAGGCGTTCATCAACGCGGTTGTTGCCGCCTGTGGCGCCGACTTTGCCAACCGCATTTGGGAGCGGCCAGAGAACCTGCCGACGATGGACGAAATCCGCGCACCGCACCGCTGGATTGCGCGCATGAGCGGGTAA
- a CDS encoding glycosyltransferase family 4 protein has protein sequence MVQLYHPVASGASRYFREIGERLAAEGHRVTVLATDACDLEHIWMPGRRRIETPVETFNGVQIVRLPIRRRPGPPILYPALRRLMTEISRLPGAAPLLRRLALWTPQWPGVEAFFAQYGPFDLVHATNITLDFAILPAYAYAQQRGIPFICTPFMHLGEPGSRAIVRYYSMRHQIDVLRQSDRVMVMTGVERDFLAARGVPRERLRVVGVGVTPEEIQGGDGARFRADHRVDGPLVLFIGALAYDKGALHLIEAMQRLWRDGHAATLALIGAPLAHFDAFYARLPAADRMRIRLLPYAPDAVKRDALAAADVFALPSRTDSFGIVFLEAWCYGVPVIGARAGGIPDVITDGQDGLLVRFGDVAGLAQAIRLLIGDRALAQRLGTAGRAKTLRDLTWERVYARARAVYAEVGGANTTGCCATFGGA, from the coding sequence GTGGTTCAACTCTATCATCCGGTGGCAAGCGGCGCGAGCCGCTATTTCCGCGAGATCGGCGAACGACTCGCGGCGGAAGGGCATCGCGTGACCGTGCTCGCCACCGACGCCTGTGACCTCGAACATATCTGGATGCCGGGCCGCCGCCGCATCGAGACGCCGGTCGAAACGTTCAACGGCGTGCAGATCGTTCGTCTGCCTATCCGCCGCCGTCCGGGACCGCCGATCCTCTACCCGGCGCTGCGCCGCTTGATGACCGAGATTTCGCGCCTGCCCGGCGCCGCGCCGCTGCTTCGTCGCCTGGCACTGTGGACGCCACAGTGGCCCGGTGTCGAGGCGTTCTTCGCGCAGTACGGTCCGTTCGACCTCGTGCATGCGACCAATATCACGCTCGATTTCGCCATTCTGCCGGCATATGCGTATGCGCAGCAGCGCGGCATTCCATTCATCTGCACGCCATTCATGCATCTGGGAGAACCTGGAAGCCGCGCTATCGTGCGCTACTACAGCATGCGCCATCAGATCGATGTGCTGCGCCAGAGTGATCGAGTGATGGTGATGACCGGCGTGGAGCGTGATTTTCTGGCAGCGCGCGGTGTGCCACGCGAGCGGCTGCGAGTGGTTGGCGTCGGCGTGACGCCAGAAGAAATACAGGGGGGTGACGGTGCGCGGTTTCGTGCCGATCACCGTGTCGATGGACCGCTGGTGTTGTTCATCGGCGCACTGGCATACGACAAAGGCGCCCTTCATTTGATCGAGGCGATGCAGCGTCTGTGGCGCGACGGACATGCGGCGACGCTGGCGCTCATTGGCGCACCGCTGGCGCATTTCGACGCCTTCTATGCGCGTCTTCCGGCGGCGGATCGGATGCGCATCCGCCTGCTGCCCTATGCTCCCGATGCAGTCAAGCGCGACGCACTGGCGGCGGCGGATGTTTTTGCGCTCCCATCACGCACCGACTCCTTCGGCATCGTGTTTTTGGAAGCCTGGTGCTATGGCGTGCCGGTGATCGGCGCGCGCGCTGGCGGCATTCCCGATGTCATCACCGATGGGCAGGACGGTCTGCTCGTGCGGTTTGGCGATGTTGCCGGGCTGGCGCAGGCGATCCGTCTGCTGATCGGCGACCGCGCGCTGGCGCAGCGGCTGGGCACAGCCGGGCGCGCCAAAACCCTGCGCGATCTGACGTGGGAGCGGGTCTATGCGCGAGCGCGCGCCGTTTATGCCGAGGTCGGCGGAGCGAATACGACCGGCTGTTGCGCAACTTTTGGCGGAGCGTGA
- a CDS encoding TolB-like translocation protein, with the protein MRCVLIGLCVVFLIACASPAPDATPTSVAPAPVAPPFAPPGVSQPTMIAAGARLPGRLLFARDGNVWLWQDQAGRLLTGAGAASHPAWSPDGARIVFVQRDQSFSDLMALPLDGGAPLRLTDNGSNQPRNSFERIRESIWAFYPSFAPDGQTIAFASQYAPPSGAPAAEYHLALFSMPAQAGGARRLIYADDAGHVGRVTHAPDGSAIVFVLEPATTGGVSQILRYDRATGAVTPQPGIPPQSYDPAFSPDGRWLAFAGRDGDRTDIFAIPTAGGTIVRLTSIGTARAPAFSPDGRMIAFLAVAPAEIGFDLWVADLRMIGDSLQASTPRQVSIGLRADADSGLSWGK; encoded by the coding sequence ATGCGTTGCGTTCTGATCGGTCTCTGCGTTGTGTTCCTGATTGCCTGTGCGTCCCCTGCGCCTGATGCCACGCCAACCTCTGTGGCGCCGGCGCCGGTCGCGCCGCCGTTTGCACCACCCGGTGTTTCCCAACCGACGATGATTGCCGCCGGTGCGCGGCTGCCTGGTCGCCTGCTCTTCGCGCGCGACGGGAATGTCTGGCTGTGGCAGGATCAGGCTGGTCGCCTGTTGACCGGCGCCGGTGCAGCGTCGCATCCCGCCTGGTCGCCCGATGGCGCGCGCATCGTCTTCGTGCAGCGCGACCAGAGTTTTAGCGATTTGATGGCGCTGCCGCTGGACGGCGGCGCGCCGCTGCGTCTGACCGATAACGGCTCCAACCAACCACGCAATAGTTTCGAGCGCATCCGTGAGAGTATCTGGGCATTTTATCCCTCGTTTGCGCCCGATGGCCAGACGATTGCCTTTGCGTCGCAATACGCCCCACCCTCCGGTGCGCCGGCGGCGGAGTACCACCTGGCGCTGTTCAGCATGCCGGCGCAGGCCGGTGGGGCGCGCCGGTTGATCTATGCCGACGATGCAGGGCACGTCGGGCGGGTCACGCATGCTCCCGACGGGTCGGCGATTGTGTTTGTGCTCGAACCGGCAACGACCGGTGGCGTATCGCAGATTCTGCGCTACGACCGCGCAACCGGCGCCGTGACCCCGCAGCCCGGCATCCCGCCGCAGAGTTACGATCCGGCGTTCTCACCCGATGGACGCTGGCTGGCGTTTGCCGGGCGTGATGGTGACCGCACCGACATTTTTGCGATACCGACAGCTGGCGGAACCATTGTGCGTCTGACAAGCATCGGTACGGCGCGCGCCCCCGCATTCTCGCCCGATGGACGGATGATCGCGTTCCTGGCGGTTGCACCCGCTGAGATCGGCTTCGATCTGTGGGTTGCAGACCTCCGCATGATCGGTGATAGCCTGCAAGCGTCCACGCCGCGACAGGTCAGCATCGGATTGCGCGCCGACGCCGACTCCGGTTTGAGTTGGGGGAAGTAG
- a CDS encoding cation:proton antiporter: MEEHHSPVELLPMLAAILIGAKLAGRLSQRLGLPAVFGELVLGLVLGPSLLNLIRPNDPLALLAEVGVILLMFRAGLETDLVQMRQVGLAATMVALGGVLLPFGGGFALGRLFGLDMLPSLFVGAVLTATSVSISAEVLRELGHLRSKVGATILGAAVIDDVLGVLVLSLVLGLAGEGNPLVAIGQMAIFFPAAWLVGDKLLPQLRKIEHLAGGQDTVLAILLGLVMLFAWAAEALGSVADITGAYLLGIVVARYTDEEHVVHHGSSALAYAFVVPVFFVNIGLEANVTTLGAMPLFTIIMVALAIAGKVVGCGVGAMAMRLSWREAVQIGVGMVARGEVALVMIAAGRAAGLVNDVLFTSTIVMALLTTLITPPLLRLAFAHPKPPPAGERSAVIEAAE; the protein is encoded by the coding sequence ATGGAAGAACATCATTCGCCAGTTGAGCTTCTGCCAATGCTGGCAGCGATCCTGATCGGCGCCAAACTGGCCGGGCGCTTGAGTCAGCGCCTTGGTTTGCCTGCCGTCTTCGGAGAACTGGTGCTCGGTCTGGTGCTCGGTCCATCGCTGCTCAACCTGATCCGCCCCAATGATCCGCTGGCGTTGCTGGCGGAAGTAGGGGTCATTCTGCTGATGTTCCGCGCCGGATTGGAAACCGACCTGGTGCAAATGCGGCAGGTGGGGCTTGCGGCAACGATGGTCGCGCTTGGCGGCGTGCTTCTGCCGTTTGGCGGCGGGTTTGCGCTCGGCCGGCTCTTTGGGTTGGATATGCTGCCTTCCTTGTTCGTCGGCGCGGTGCTGACCGCTACGTCGGTGTCGATTTCGGCGGAAGTGCTGCGTGAACTTGGTCATCTGCGCAGTAAAGTGGGTGCAACTATTCTCGGCGCCGCAGTGATCGACGATGTGCTTGGCGTACTGGTGCTCTCGCTCGTGCTGGGTCTGGCAGGTGAAGGCAATCCCCTCGTGGCGATCGGTCAGATGGCGATTTTCTTCCCGGCTGCCTGGCTTGTTGGTGATAAACTGCTGCCGCAGTTGCGCAAAATCGAGCACCTTGCCGGTGGGCAGGATACGGTGCTTGCAATTCTGCTGGGGCTGGTGATGCTGTTCGCCTGGGCTGCCGAGGCGCTGGGGAGCGTCGCCGATATTACCGGCGCGTATTTGTTGGGGATTGTCGTGGCGCGCTACACCGACGAGGAGCACGTGGTGCACCACGGCAGTTCAGCGCTTGCCTATGCCTTTGTCGTGCCGGTATTCTTCGTCAACATTGGGCTGGAAGCCAACGTTACGACACTTGGCGCGATGCCGCTATTCACTATCATAATGGTGGCGCTCGCAATTGCCGGAAAAGTCGTTGGTTGCGGCGTCGGCGCGATGGCGATGCGTCTCTCGTGGCGCGAAGCAGTGCAGATCGGCGTTGGCATGGTCGCTCGCGGTGAAGTGGCGCTGGTGATGATCGCCGCCGGGCGCGCCGCCGGGCTGGTCAACGACGTGCTCTTCACCTCGACGATTGTGATGGCGCTGCTCACGACGCTGATCACGCCGCCGCTGCTGCGTCTGGCGTTCGCGCATCCGAAGCCGCCGCCAGCCGGGGAGCGGAGCGCTGTGATCGAAGCGGCGGAATAA
- a CDS encoding diacylglycerol/lipid kinase family protein, with the protein MSDRTVVPPYAPSLTDERETLPQEARALIVLNPFAGQAAALRQNVAAARDVWLAHGWTVDVETTRLAGDGARLAREAALHGYDVVVAAGGDGTINEVVNGLAGTRAALAALPVGTVNVWVRELGLPLEPRAAAEALLQARRRRIDLGRAGDRYFLLMAGIGFDAAVVNEVRSEEKRRLGALAYVVRAFDLALRYRGRRARITLDGRVIRGRVLLVVIGNSQLYGGVFKITARACIDDGLLDVCIIKGDSLAEAPLRLLSILRQRYNLDPRIEYHRARTIRIATRGALPVQVDGDQSGFTPMTFTVAPGALYALLPHTPPADDLLRAAPPRRRRVWQRMIGWMVRRAVLPDEAGRRGAPAASHQV; encoded by the coding sequence ATGAGTGATCGAACCGTTGTTCCACCATATGCGCCATCGTTGACCGATGAACGCGAGACGCTGCCGCAGGAGGCGCGTGCGCTGATTGTGCTGAACCCCTTTGCGGGGCAGGCTGCTGCGTTGCGGCAGAATGTTGCAGCGGCGCGCGATGTCTGGCTGGCGCACGGCTGGACGGTCGATGTCGAAACGACTCGCCTTGCTGGTGACGGCGCACGCCTGGCGCGCGAAGCGGCGCTGCACGGGTATGATGTCGTGGTGGCAGCCGGCGGTGATGGCACGATTAATGAGGTGGTCAACGGTCTGGCGGGAACGCGCGCGGCGCTGGCGGCATTGCCGGTCGGCACGGTTAATGTCTGGGTGCGTGAATTAGGGCTGCCGCTCGAACCGCGCGCCGCTGCCGAGGCGTTGCTCCAGGCGCGACGGCGACGTATCGATCTTGGGCGCGCCGGGGATCGCTACTTTCTGCTCATGGCGGGAATCGGCTTCGATGCTGCGGTTGTGAATGAAGTGCGCAGCGAAGAAAAGCGGCGCCTGGGAGCGCTGGCGTATGTGGTGCGCGCCTTCGACCTTGCGTTGCGCTATCGAGGACGACGCGCGCGCATTACGCTCGATGGGCGGGTCATTCGTGGGCGGGTGCTGCTGGTAGTGATTGGCAATAGCCAGTTGTATGGCGGCGTCTTCAAGATCACGGCGCGCGCCTGCATCGACGACGGGTTGCTCGATGTGTGCATTATCAAAGGCGATAGCCTGGCGGAAGCGCCGCTGCGCCTGCTCTCCATCCTGCGCCAACGCTACAATCTCGATCCGCGCATCGAATATCATCGCGCGCGCACCATCCGCATCGCTACCCGCGGCGCTCTGCCGGTGCAGGTCGATGGCGATCAGTCCGGTTTTACACCGATGACGTTTACCGTCGCGCCGGGAGCGCTCTATGCGCTGCTGCCGCATACGCCGCCGGCCGACGATCTGCTGCGCGCCGCGCCGCCCCGTCGGCGTCGGGTGTGGCAGCGCATGATTGGCTGGATGGTTCGACGCGCTGTGTTGCCCGATGAGGCGGGGCGGCGCGGCGCGCCGGCCGCTTCCCATCAGGTGTGA